The Mus pahari chromosome 5, PAHARI_EIJ_v1.1, whole genome shotgun sequence genomic sequence CTGGGCGTCATAAAcaaaggaaaaggggggagggtaACTAGAAAGTTGAACGCAATTGTTCAAAGTTAAGTTTCCAAACTGCATGGATCCACCCTGTGTTTTGTCAAATCCCTGCTGTAACTCTGATTCATCCTTAATTTTCACATTGGCGAAAATTAAGATAAAGTAAGGCACCCAAGATGGCCCTGTACGCCACCTATTACCCCACCACTAAGATGGCCCTGTATGCCACCTCTCTAGTCACCCCATCAAAGATGGCTCTGCATGCCACCTCCCTAAGACCCTATCAGAGATGGCTCTATATACCACCCCTATCACCCCATTTAAGATGGCCCTGTACACCACCTCTCTAGCCACCCCATCACCAAGATGGCCCTGTACACCACCTCTCTAGCCACCCCATCACCAAGATGGCCCTGTACACCACCTCTCTAGCCACCCCATCACCAAGATGGCCCTGTACACCACCTCTCTAGCCACCCCATCACCAAGATGGCCCTGTACACCACCTCTCTAGCCACCCCATCAAAGATGGCTCTGTATGTGCCACCTCTCTATCACCCCATCAGAGGTGGCTCTATATGCCACCTCTCTAGCCACCCACTACCTATCACAGGCAAGCAAGGAGCTTGTAGGGAACTGTCTCCACAGATCCTAGATTGCTGTTCTACCAGGTGCTGTCCTGCCAGGTGCGCTTCATTTCGCCCCAACCTGTCCAGTACAAACATGACACAGCTCATGAAACCACTTCatctatcttcctgtctccagtCTTTTACTCAGGAAAGAAAGATACTGTATCACATTGAAGCAGGCACCTCTTCTGGTTATATTGATTTGTTTACCAAGTAACTACCTAATTAACTGGCAAACATGTTGCACTTGGCTAGCGGCAGGTTCCTTGGAGGGGCAGTGGGAATATAATGAGGGCATGTTTCTTCTATCTACtctactgattttaaaaaagaaagaaagaaagaaagaaagaaagaaagaaagaaagaaagaaagaaagaaagaaagaaagaaagaaagaaagaaagaaagaaagaaagaaagaaagaaagaaagaaagaaagaaagaaagaaagaaagaaagaaagaaagaaagaaagaaagaaagaaaagaaaagaaaagaaaagaaaagaagactaaGATATACTTTGAAACATGAAGTTGGCTTtccttggcaaaaaaaaaaaaaaaaaaaaatcacattaataaGTGGCTTGTGGATGCCTACTGTACAGATGTTTTGTGCAATCTGCTCTCCAGGCAGTGAAACAACCCGGCGTAGTGTTCACTGCATGATTTTATCCGTTGTACAAAACTACAAAATCCAAAGTAAAAACTGATCATGCGGTGCGTGCTTCTGCGCCAGTGGGGGCATCACATTTTACCCCCTCTGTTGCAGCACAGTTTGCTGCTCGGAGAAAGCTCCTTTTTCCTCAGAGACTTTTTCCAAGACTCACTCACACGGTTTCTCTCATTATATCCAGTCTCAAAATAATCGTAAAATTGGCCTTTGCACTCAAAATCAAGGTCGTTCCCCACAGGTTCTTGGCCGAGGGCATCGCCATCTCTGCTGGTTTCGTGACTTACTTTCCCATCGTTGTTGAATTTGACCTTTTCCTGGACACCAAGTGACCTAATGTTAGTGACAAAGATTTCGTTGGCGGGTATTTGGCTCTTGTAAATAGGTGCACTGCCTATGTCAAAGTCCACATGGTGGGAACAACTAGGCAAaggcagaggggaagaggaagaggaggaagagggagacgaggaggaggaagaggaggaggaggagggggaggagggggtggatgGAGAAGAggtggatggggaggaagaggaagaggcggATGAGGCCACGGCGGTGGCCGAAGTGCTTCCAACACTAGTACTGACAGAGAGGGGTAGGTTCAGGCAGTGACCACCACACTCCTGATAAAAACAGCAAGTGTGGATCTTTTCCCACTCCTCTTTGGCCACCCGGGGCCGTTTCCGGTAAGGACAATCTTGAGCCAGGAACCACTCTTGGGCGGAGGTACCACTGAGGGAGCAGGCAGGGAGGCACCAGCTGTTCTGCATGACAATCTCCCCGTGGATCCTCTTCATCAGGTTGTTGATAAGAACAGACCTTCGCAGGTACACTTCTGGGTCATCGATGAACCTGAGCTTCTCCAAGGACATGTAAAGGATGTGTGCTCGCTCCTCGAAAATGGAGATGGTCTGAaaaccagaggcaggagaaccctTATGACACGAAGCTTGCGAAAACAGTATCACCTGTTCAGAGGCTGGCCCCATTGTACTGGACACCCCCAAACCCTCCTGTTTCCTAAAGTACTAGTGGGCTGAGGAGGGCCCAGCCAGAAGGCTCAGACCTTTAAGTCACAGTGAAGGAGAAGCTGAAACACAGTCAATCAGAGCTGTCAGAGGTCAGGCCAGCAATTGTTGTGGGGTTGGAGGTCAAGACAGCAATTGttgtgggggtcagaggtcaggacAGCAATTGTTGTGGGGGTTAGAGGTCAGGCCAGCAATTGttgtgggggtcagaggtcaggccAGCAATTGttgtgggggtcagaggtcaggccAGCAATTGTGGGGGTAAGGGCTAGGTAATCTGAAGCAGCACTGGGAGGATTCAGCTTGACCTGGCTGTTGGTGACAAGGGATGCTCTGGGTGAAATATATCAAGTTGTATTTCGCATGTCTTTgtgcagaggcacacacatgcatttcatAGCAGTATGTTTTTAAACTCACCCATTTTTCAAAGAGTCTTGCTACTATTAATTGATTTTTTGAGACTGGCTCTCTCTAGTTTATatccttggctctcctggaactcattatgtacacCAAGCTAGTcttaagctcacagagatctgcctgcctctgtcacctggGTGGAATTAAGGCCTGTGCCATCCTTAACGGctgaaaatcatttttatgtgtatgagtgtttgccggcatgtttgtctgtgcactatgtgagTGCCTGGTCCCCACCTGTgaggggccagaagaggacactggaccCTGAGGAATTCGAGTTACAtccagttgtgagctgccagatagGTGCTGgcaatagaactcaggtcctctgcaaaggcagcgagtgctctgaactgctgaaccatctctctagccccagtgtGCGTCTTTTAAAAGGTTCTAATGGGCAGGTCAGAGTGTGGATGAGGCCACCAAGGAACACTGCTGGCTTTGCATACCTGTCATCTGCCTTATTAAGTAAGAGGGAAATTACAGTCAATGAAGCTCAGACCAAGCACCTGGAAACTGAGGGCTTTGGGGCTAGCAAAAAAatagaggagcagagagaaactgggggtggggtggggtcagtcCTGGGCTGTGTGAGGCTGTCACTGGGTGAAGGATGCTGCAAAACCATAATTGTTATTATTGATAActtgtttttgtaaaaataaaataaaacggaGACAtggccttgctatgtagcctatgCGGCCCTGGacctcacaatgtagcccagactgaacttgcagcaatccacctgccctttctttcaagtgctggaatcacaggatgTGACATCGCACCTGGCACATCCCAGTAGCAACTGGAAAGCTCCTAGAGCCACAACACAGAAACTAAAGCAAGAAACATGGGTGCCTTTTTACAAACAGGCAAAAGCAACATCttaaggatggggtggggtgggagaggggagacaggacGAATGGGTTGCATAGGGTCACGGAGGCAGTGGGTGCCGGCCTCAGCACCTGGGCCACTGggctctggctgttcttcctagGTAAGGTCAGTGGAGGGCTGAAGGGAAGGCACTGTATGGAAGAAGAGTTAATGCTCACATGCCCAGCTCTTCACCTCATGGGCTTTCCCCCTACCatgttatttctttatgtttgtgaaaagaaaaatagctatctttgtttctttccttgggAATGAATTCTGAATTCTGACAAACTTGACATGTGCTAGGATATATCAGGAATAGCATGCTTGCTTTCTATGCACGCACCCAAGGGATGATACATTGACCTTAGGAGGTCAGGAAAACCCCAATTAGCACAAGCAGTGGCCTCGAAGTAAAGTGCATCTCCACCACATGATACCACAGAGCAGCCCTACCCCTCAACCTGGGAATATTAAATCACAGACAAAAAGATGTGTTTCCTTACATAGTATTATTATATCTGGGGAGAGAAtctctttctggttctttcttcaAGGACGTGTGAAAAGTAACACGGtctctgtcctagttagggtttctattgctgtgatgaaacaccacaaccaaaaagcaagctggagagggaaagggtttattaggcttgcaccgccacagcactgttcatcattgaaggaagtcagaacaggagctcaacagagcaggaacctggaggcgggagctgacgCAGAAGCcgtggaaggatgctgcttactggcttgttcatcctggcttgctcagcctgctttcttatagaacccagtacCACATGCCaaagggtggcaccacccacagtgtgctgtgccctcccccatcaatcactaattaagaaaacgcc encodes the following:
- the Sertad4 gene encoding SERTA domain-containing protein 4, with the translated sequence MTLVLSMNRFCEPIVSEGAAEIAGYQTLWEADSYGGASPPGPAPVPSQGDRGASSHLAGSHYRGIPNPISTPKVTYFKRKYAEDEDLHPPLSSCSHKTISIFEERAHILYMSLEKLRFIDDPEVYLRRSVLINNLMKRIHGEIVMQNSWCLPACSLSGTSAQEWFLAQDCPYRKRPRVAKEEWEKIHTCCFYQECGGHCLNLPLSVSTSVGSTSATAVASSASSSSSPSTSSPSTPSSPSSSSSSSSSSPSSSSSSSPLPLPSCSHHVDFDIGSAPIYKSQIPANEIFVTNIRSLGVQEKVKFNNDGKVSHETSRDGDALGQEPVGNDLDFECKGQFYDYFETGYNERNRVSESWKKSLRKKELSPSSKLCCNRGGKM